From Candidatus Omnitrophota bacterium, a single genomic window includes:
- a CDS encoding methionine adenosyltransferase → MKRHLFTSESVTEGHPDKIADQISDAVLDAIYEKDPNGRVACETLVTTGLAFVAGEITTSCYIEIPQIVRETIHKIGYVEPEHGFAYETCGVATSIQSQSPDIALGVDTGGAGDQGMMFGYATNETPEYMPLPIMLAHRLSRRLSEVRKQQLVDYLLPDGKTQVTIEYHDGRVGRVEAVVVSAHHQGGVSLSRIRADMKRLVVEPIVPKQWLDRKTKIFVNPTGRFEVGGPMGDTGLTGRKIIMDTYGGVIGHGGGAFSGKDPTKVDRSAAYMARYVAKNLVAAGLADQCEIQLAYAIGVAEPVSLMIDTHGTGKLSDQSLVAIVRELFDLTPVGIIKTLKLRRPIYLKTAAYGHFGRTEEGFTWEELDRVAEMKRAARHHHPAGHKPHTHHTSPRMNLRSLDAQRSNGA, encoded by the coding sequence ATGAAACGTCATCTGTTCACGTCGGAGTCGGTCACGGAGGGGCATCCGGATAAGATTGCGGATCAGATCTCCGATGCCGTGCTGGACGCGATTTATGAAAAGGACCCCAATGGCCGGGTGGCGTGCGAAACGCTGGTGACGACCGGCCTGGCCTTTGTGGCCGGGGAGATCACCACCTCGTGCTACATCGAAATTCCCCAGATCGTGCGCGAGACGATCCATAAGATCGGCTACGTCGAGCCGGAGCACGGCTTCGCCTATGAAACCTGCGGTGTGGCGACATCGATCCAGTCGCAATCGCCGGATATCGCGCTCGGCGTTGACACCGGGGGGGCCGGCGATCAAGGCATGATGTTCGGCTATGCCACGAATGAGACGCCGGAGTACATGCCGCTGCCGATCATGCTCGCCCATCGCCTCTCCCGGCGCCTCTCCGAGGTCCGCAAGCAACAGCTCGTGGACTACCTGCTGCCGGATGGCAAGACCCAGGTGACGATCGAGTATCACGACGGGCGCGTCGGCCGTGTGGAAGCCGTCGTGGTCAGCGCCCACCATCAGGGGGGCGTTTCGCTTTCGCGCATCCGCGCGGACATGAAACGGCTGGTGGTTGAGCCGATCGTGCCCAAGCAGTGGCTCGATCGGAAGACGAAGATTTTCGTCAATCCCACCGGGCGATTCGAGGTGGGCGGGCCGATGGGCGATACGGGCCTGACCGGACGGAAAATCATCATGGATACCTACGGCGGCGTCATCGGCCACGGCGGCGGGGCGTTTTCCGGCAAGGACCCGACCAAGGTGGACCGCTCGGCCGCCTACATGGCCCGCTATGTGGCCAAGAACTTGGTCGCCGCCGGGCTGGCGGATCAATGCGAGATTCAGCTGGCCTATGCCATTGGCGTGGCGGAGCCGGTGTCCTTGATGATCGACACGCACGGCACCGGCAAGCTCTCCGATCAGAGCCTGGTCGCCATCGTTCGAGAATTGTTTGATCTGACCCCCGTCGGCATCATCAAGACGTTGAAATTGCGCCGGCCGATCTATTTGAAGACGGCGGCCTACGGCCATTTCGGCCGCACCGAAGAGGGGTTCACCTGGGAGGAATTGGACCGCGTGGCAGAGATGAAGCGGGCGGCGCGGCACCATCACCCGGCAGGTCACAAGCCGCATACTCACCATACGTCGCCGCGAATGAATCTCAGGAGCCTCGATGCCCAACGAAGCAATGGTGCTTGA
- a CDS encoding NTP transferase domain-containing protein — translation MITAVLLAAGYATRLYPLTTDRPKTLLRLGRGVILDEVVRAVREVPDVRRILLVSNGRFAAQFEAWRRSARQTDVEIINDGTMTAETRLGAIRDLALAHRDVEAQDDLLVVGTDNLFRWSMSCFAAQAQRMLPHASVALWHAPSRDVATQCGVVVRDAEHRITQFAEKSPQPPSAEVAVCVYYLPAAIRAMIGAFLKEGNADAPGFFIQWLARRSPVYGVEMPGEWHDIGTIKAYEAIVKTWTTTSTRKRGAGS, via the coding sequence ATGATCACTGCGGTGTTGCTGGCGGCGGGATACGCCACACGGCTGTATCCCCTCACGACGGATCGGCCCAAAACGCTGCTGCGCTTAGGCCGCGGCGTGATCTTAGATGAGGTCGTGCGCGCGGTCCGAGAGGTGCCGGATGTTCGGCGCATCCTGCTCGTGAGCAACGGGCGATTTGCGGCGCAATTCGAGGCGTGGCGGCGATCGGCCCGGCAGACCGACGTGGAGATCATCAACGATGGAACGATGACCGCCGAAACGCGCCTCGGAGCCATTCGCGATCTGGCGTTGGCGCACCGCGACGTCGAAGCGCAGGATGATCTGCTCGTGGTGGGGACGGATAACCTGTTTCGATGGTCGATGAGCTGTTTCGCCGCCCAGGCTCAGCGGATGCTCCCGCATGCCAGTGTGGCCTTGTGGCATGCGCCCTCGAGGGACGTCGCCACCCAATGCGGGGTGGTCGTGCGCGATGCGGAGCATCGCATCACGCAATTTGCGGAAAAATCGCCGCAGCCGCCATCGGCCGAAGTCGCCGTCTGCGTGTATTATCTTCCAGCGGCCATCAGGGCGATGATCGGGGCGTTTTTGAAGGAGGGCAACGCCGATGCGCCAGGCTTTTTCATTCAGTGGCTAGCACGGCGGAGCCCGGTGTATGGTGTTGAGATGCCCGGTGAGTGGCATGACATCGGTACCATCAAGGCGTATGAGGCTATCGTGAAGACCTGGACGACGACTTCAACCAGGAAGCGAGGAGCTGGGAGCTAG